From a region of the Phaseolus vulgaris cultivar G19833 chromosome 6, P. vulgaris v2.0, whole genome shotgun sequence genome:
- the LOC137832218 gene encoding probable F-box protein At4g22030, protein MTSLQISSLLSNSFCSTSPSPSTVKSSLHLPKTLSIPLSVPPNPKPSRKLFEELNGFSHAIPILQDNSGNNSTTTSTTSKATIIKLYAILEAVADRVEMHHNIGDQRDNWNTLLLNSVNMLTLTASAMVGLAASIGGGGAPLLALKISSTLLFSASTGMLVVMNKIQPSQLAEEQRNATRLFKQLQSHIETTIAIGNPTEEDVKDAMERVLALDKAYPLPLLGAMLEKFPKKFEPAVWWPSTPKGINSSKYQEAKQQGKNNGWNKGLEMELRNVLEVVKEKDMKDYERLGNLVLKINKSLAIAGPLLTGIAAVGSACVREGSSWPAIVAVIGGALATTVNALEHGGQVGMVSEMYRNCGGFFKQLENSIEDTMEKDEDQRENGELFEMKLALKLGRSLSQLRDLARKSAYSRVEGTTIDEFASKLF, encoded by the coding sequence ATGACTTCCTTACAAATTTCATCTTTGCTTTCTAACTCCTTTTGTTCAACATCACCATCACCGTCAACAGTTAAATCCTCTCTCCACCTCCCAAAAACACTTTCTATTCCTCTTTCTGTGCCACCAAACCCAAAACCAAGTCGAAAACTGTTTGAAGAGCTAAACGGTTTCTCCCACGCAATCCCAATACTCCAAGACAATTCAGGCAACAACTCCACCACCACCTCCACAACCTCAAAAGCCACCATTATTAAACTCTACGCAATTCTCGAAGCCGTGGCCGACAGAGTGGAGATGCATCACAACATTGGTGACCAACGTGACAACTGGAACACACTTCTCTTGAACTCCGTCAACATGCTCACACTCACCGCCTCCGCCATGGTCGGCCTTGCTGCCTCCATCGGCGGCGGCGGGGCGCCGCTGTTGGCTCTCAAAATATCCTCCACGCTCTTGTTCTCCGCCTCCACGGGGATGTTGGTGGTCATGAACAAAATACAGCCCTCACAGCTTGCCGAGGAGCAAAGAAATGCTACGAGGTTGTTCAAGCAGCTCCAGTCCCACATCGAAACCACGATAGCCATTGGAAACCCTACCGAGGAAGACGTGAAGGACGCGATGGAGAGAGTTTTGGCCCTAGACAAAGCGTACCCACTTCCTTTGTTAGGAGCCATGCTTGAAAAATTCCCTAAGAAGTTTGAGCCAGCAGTGTGGTGGCCTTCAACGCCAAAAGGAATCAACAGCTCAAAATACCAGGAAGCAAAACAACAAGGGAAGAATAATGGGTGGAATAAGGGGTTGGAAATGGAGCTTAggaatgttttggaagtggtgAAAGAGAAGGACATGAAGGACTATGAGAGGTTAGGAAACTTGGTGTTGAAGATCAACAAGAGTTTGGCCATTGCAGGGCCTTTACTCACTGGCATTGCCGCTGTGGGATCAGCATGTGTGAGGGAAGGTTCATCATGGCCAGCTATAGTAGCAGTTATCGGAGGGGCATTAGCAACAACTGTTAATGCTTTGGAGCATGGAGGTCAAGTGGGGATGGTGTCTGAAATGTATAGAAACTGTGGTGGATTTTTCAAACAGTTGGAGAACTCGATAGAAGACACGATGGAGAAAGATGAGGATCAAAGGGAGAATGGGGAGTTGTTTGAAATGAAGTTGGCTTTGAAATTGGGAAGGAGTTTGTCCCAACTCAGAGATCTTGCAAGAAAATCTGCTTATTCTCGGGTAGAGGGAACAACAATCGATGAATTCGCTAGCAAACTCTTCTGA